The Mustelus asterias unplaced genomic scaffold, sMusAst1.hap1.1 HAP1_SCAFFOLD_560, whole genome shotgun sequence genome has a segment encoding these proteins:
- the LOC144487048 gene encoding uncharacterized protein LOC144487048, giving the protein MESQEMGAIFNEYFSLVFPEENMMDAEEIRERSCDVLDHMHITREESGKDTCTIEKPWKCADCGKRYGYPSELEAHWRSHTGERPFTCSQCGEGFSDSSGQQRHQRVHTGERPFTCSQCGQGFTQSSNLRTHQRVHTGDRPFTCSQCGKGFSNSSGLRRHQRVHTGERPFTCSQCGNGFTQLSSLRTHERVHTGEKPFMCSQCGKGFTDLSNLCTHQRVHTGERPFTCSVCGKRFRVSSHLLRHQQVHE; this is encoded by the exons ATGGAGTCACAGGAGATGGGTgcgatttttaatgaatatttctccttggTGTTTCCTGAGGAGAACATGATGGATGCTGAAGAAATAAGAGAAAGAAGCTGTGATGTCTTGGACCACATGCATATTACtcgggaggag agcggcaaggacacctgcaccatagAGAAACCATGGAagtgtgcggactgtgggaaaagATACGGATACCCATCTGAGCTCGAAGCGCATTGGCGCAGCCATacgggggagaggccgttcacctgctctcagtgtggggagggattcagtgattcatccggcCAGcaaagacaccagcgagttcacactggggagagaccgttcacctgctctcagtgtgggcagggattcactcagtcatccaacctgcggactcaccagcgagttcacactggggacagaccATTCacttgttctcagtgtgggaagggattcagtaattcatcaGGCCTGcgaagacaccagcgagttcacactggggagagaccatttacctgctctcagtgtgggaatggattcactcagttatccagtctgcggacacacgagcgagttcacactggggagaaaccatttatgtgctctcagtgtgggaagggattcactgacctcTCAAACCTCtgcacacaccagcgagttcacactggggagaggccattcacctgctctgtgtgtgggaagagattcagagtttcatcccacctgctgagacaccaacaagttcacgagtga